The proteins below come from a single Bacillota bacterium genomic window:
- the rpmA gene encoding 50S ribosomal protein L27, with amino-acid sequence MAHKKGVGSSRNGRDSNAKRLGIKRYGGQLVKAGSIIVRQRGTRFHPGINVGKGSDDTLFATVEGRVVYEYNGRAKKQVSVYPEENVVVS; translated from the coding sequence ATGGCTCATAAGAAAGGTGTCGGAAGTTCCCGTAACGGTAGGGACAGCAATGCTAAAAGGCTGGGTATAAAAAGGTACGGCGGCCAGCTGGTAAAAGCGGGTAGTATTATTGTCAGGCAGCGAGGCACTCGTTTCCATCCCGGCATCAATGTCGGCAAAGGCAGCGATGATACATTGTTTGCTACTGTAGAAGGCCGTGTTGTATACGAGTATAATGGTCGTGCTAAAAAACAGGTTAGCGTTTATCCTGAAGAAAACGTTGTTGTCAGTTAA
- a CDS encoding Rne/Rng family ribonuclease — MDKKIIVNCDNRATRVALLEKGKLVELDIERPLQHRVVGNLYKGIVANVLPGMQAAFVDIGLEKNAFLYVDDIFPDWDDESPPPARNSIDKLLRVGEELMVQVIKEPFGSKGARVTGQITIPGRYLVLVPGADYIGVSRRIESQAERDRLRKEVEKLKPEELGLIVRTVAEGVDNEIMAQDLQFLVQLWKRILSRFQQKSAPATLYQDLSLTCRIARDLFVEEFSSFLIDNEHEYDKVREIVDYISPHLKNKVKYYQEDEPIFERYGVEKEIEKALARQVWLKSGGYLVFDETEALTVVDVNTGRYIGRRNLAETILKTNLEAAEEIARQVRLRDIGGIIIIDFIDMSIEDHRRKVLEKLQNSIKNDRTKTYVLGLTNLGLVEMTRKKVRQDLSEYLQQPCPYCGGSGRVLSPLVISTRIEIDLKRQLQEERSKAVLVEMHHEVAAIIIGSGGGNLKKLEDELGRHIFIRGTEDIHVEQYRIVARGSHKEIQALALPVKAGDSLELTIEGQHTTNPHHGIARLQGFVINVEDAGEKVGEKVMVEIKDVNRTFARAVLSSKQDR, encoded by the coding sequence ATGGATAAAAAGATCATAGTTAACTGTGATAACCGGGCAACAAGAGTCGCCCTGCTTGAAAAAGGGAAACTTGTTGAACTGGATATAGAAAGACCTCTGCAGCACAGGGTTGTCGGTAATCTCTACAAAGGTATTGTTGCGAATGTCTTACCGGGGATGCAGGCTGCATTTGTTGATATTGGCCTGGAGAAAAATGCTTTTTTATACGTTGATGATATATTCCCTGATTGGGACGATGAAAGTCCCCCACCGGCCCGAAATTCAATTGATAAGCTGTTAAGAGTTGGGGAAGAATTAATGGTCCAGGTGATCAAAGAACCTTTTGGCAGCAAAGGAGCGAGAGTTACCGGACAGATTACCATCCCCGGTCGCTACCTGGTTCTTGTTCCCGGAGCTGATTATATTGGTGTATCAAGGCGGATAGAGAGCCAGGCAGAACGTGATAGACTCAGAAAAGAAGTAGAGAAATTAAAGCCGGAGGAACTTGGTTTGATTGTCCGCACAGTTGCGGAAGGTGTGGATAATGAAATAATGGCCCAGGACCTTCAGTTTTTGGTTCAGCTCTGGAAGAGAATTTTATCCAGGTTCCAGCAGAAGAGTGCCCCTGCCACCCTGTATCAGGATCTTTCGCTAACCTGTCGGATAGCCCGTGATTTATTTGTGGAGGAATTCAGCAGTTTCTTGATTGATAATGAGCATGAGTATGATAAGGTTCGTGAAATTGTTGACTATATATCACCCCACTTGAAAAATAAAGTTAAATATTACCAGGAAGACGAACCAATATTTGAGCGATACGGTGTTGAAAAAGAGATAGAAAAGGCGCTTGCACGACAGGTATGGCTAAAGAGCGGTGGTTACCTGGTCTTTGATGAAACTGAAGCGTTGACCGTTGTGGATGTTAATACCGGAAGATACATTGGACGCCGTAACCTTGCTGAGACCATACTGAAAACAAATCTTGAAGCAGCGGAAGAGATAGCCCGCCAGGTTAGACTGAGGGATATCGGTGGCATAATTATTATTGATTTTATTGATATGAGTATCGAAGATCACAGGCGCAAGGTTTTGGAGAAACTGCAGAATTCTATAAAAAATGACCGGACCAAGACATATGTGCTCGGATTAACCAACCTTGGCCTGGTGGAGATGACGAGAAAAAAAGTACGGCAGGATCTTTCAGAATATCTCCAGCAGCCCTGCCCGTATTGTGGAGGATCGGGTCGGGTACTTTCACCGCTGGTGATCAGCACCCGTATTGAGATAGATCTGAAACGACAGCTCCAGGAAGAGAGGAGCAAGGCAGTTTTGGTGGAGATGCACCATGAAGTTGCCGCAATTATTATAGGCAGCGGGGGCGGCAATTTAAAGAAACTGGAAGATGAACTGGGGAGACATATCTTTATCCGGGGAACCGAAGATATACATGTTGAGCAGTATCGGATAGTTGCCCGGGGAAGCCACAAGGAGATCCAGGCCCTGGCTCTTCCGGTAAAAGCGGGAGACAGCCTTGAACTTACTATAGAAGGGCAGCATACAACCAACCCACATCACGGTATAGCGCGGCTCCAGGGTTTTGTAATAAATGTTGAAGATGCCGGTGAAAAGGTTGGTGAAAAAGTCATGGTAGAAATCAAAGATGTTAACCGGACTTTTGCCCGGGCAGTATTATCATCAAAGCAGGATAGGTAA
- the rplU gene encoding 50S ribosomal protein L21, whose amino-acid sequence MYAIIETGGKQYRAEEGKVIRVEKLPAEKGETVTFDRVLMLSDESDLKVGKPFLEGCLVEGKVVASGRGRKIIVFKYKRKKNYRRKQGHRQPFSDVLISSVNCK is encoded by the coding sequence ATGTACGCAATCATTGAAACAGGCGGTAAGCAGTACCGCGCTGAAGAAGGCAAAGTTATCCGTGTTGAGAAATTGCCGGCCGAGAAAGGTGAAACAGTCACTTTTGATCGAGTTCTCATGCTGAGCGATGAATCCGATCTTAAAGTGGGGAAACCATTCCTAGAGGGCTGCCTGGTTGAAGGAAAAGTGGTGGCTTCAGGTCGGGGCAGGAAGATCATCGTCTTTAAGTATAAGCGGAAAAAGAACTACCGTCGGAAGCAGGGGCACAGACAGCCCTTCAGTGATGTTCTGATTAGCAGTGTAAACTGCAAATAA